The proteins below come from a single Mya arenaria isolate MELC-2E11 chromosome 8, ASM2691426v1 genomic window:
- the LOC128243487 gene encoding GTP-binding protein REM 1-like: protein MTKKVIMEQDEIERKLSVPKIRHEVTNDAKTDLEEPTVADKNQLFQRRMLLRDSQHGDHCHSGLNPSAHHERSCSFRNRPRPQLLNIDTDRPRRSSLPSPSANFLSVSFDNIHKQNETSDQQPLRRVRSFKTTSKGGIVNRGDSFKRSSKSINSTVSAMHSEHGEARSHNNSRQRINSTQSRDSGTVDSTGSSVDTIIHKVAMVGDKGVGKTSLTNQFMTSEFIAFETENDDDETDRHVTVLLNSEESTLKIVDRALDSKEFPIRSVDAFAVVYSITDRASYQEAVDILYHVRHQLDIKDKPTILIANKIDLVRKRKVTREEGRSVAKQYNSKYCETSAALNHHVDELLVGLLSQIRLHKTPGLPIEPPSFDVRPSQNKFVKCSMPGPKRLLNFIFRKHPMQPSCHECENLFTS, encoded by the exons ATGACAAAGAAAGTAATAATGGAGCAAGATGAAATTGAGCGGAAACTCAGTGTGCCTAAAATACGTCATGAGGTTACAAATGACGCCAAAACAGATCTCGAGGAGCCAACAGTTGCAGATAAAAACCAACTTTTTCAAAGACGAATGTTACTGCGAGACTCTCAACATGGAGATCATTGCCATTCAGGTTTAAACCCATCAGCTCACCATGAACGTTCATGCTCATTCCGTAACCGACCCCGACcacaattgttaaatattgacaCTGACCGACCAAGACGAAGCAGTTTACCATCACCTTCTGCGAACTTTCTCTCCGTATCTTTCGacaatattcataaacaaaacgAAACGTCTGACCAACAGCCATTACGAAGAGTGCGGTCATTTAAAACTACATCGAAGGGGGGCATTGTGAACAGAGGGGACTCTTTTAAACGAAGCTCTAAGAGTATAAACTCAACCGTGAGTGCAATGCATAGCGAGCATGGGGAAGCTAGATCACACAACAACAGCAGGCAACGAATTAACAGCACGCAATCCCGTGACAGTGGAACTGTGGACAGTACGGGATCTTCAGTGGATACAATTATTCATAAAGTTGCCATGGTTGGGGACAAAGGTGTTGGAAAAACATCTTTGACCAATCAGTTTATGACATCGGAGTTCATTGCATTTGAAACAGAGAACG ATGACGACGAAACCGATCGTCACGTGACGGTGCTGCTAAACTCAGAAGAGTCAACACTAAAAATTGTTGACAGAGCCCTGGATTCGAAG GAGTTCCCCATTCGATCTGTTGACGCCTTTGCAGTGGTATATTCGATCACAGACCGGGCGAGTTATCAGGAGGCTGTTGACATTTTGTACCACGTTCGCCATCAACTTGACATTAAAGACAAACCTACCATTCTCATCGCCAACAAGATCGACCTTGTAAGAAAACGTAAGGTCACTAGAGAAG agGGAAGATCGGTCGCTAAACAGTACAACTCAAAATACTGTGAAACATCCGCCGCTCTAAATCACCACGTTGATGAGCTCCTGGTTGGATTATTGAGTCAAATCCGCCTGCACAAGACCCCAGGACTACCAATAGAGCCCCCCAGTTTTGATGTTAGGCCAAGTCAAAACAAGTTTGTCAAATGTTCCATGCCTGGACCAAAACGTTTACTAAATTTCATCTTTCGTAAACATCCGATGCAACCGTCTTGCCATGAGTGTGAAAATCTCTTTACGTCATAG